Proteins from a single region of Acidianus ambivalens:
- a CDS encoding DUF917 domain-containing protein, which yields MRFYINDLYKLAIGSAILGSGGGGNPFLGYKLLKAKMLEYNLSYVETIDYIDDNDFIIGVGGMGSPLIGIEKLPAGYEYYNSMLVLSKFMRKRFTKISPIEIGGINSLVPFIASIFAKVPVIDGDYEGRAFPELYMTTMHFSGFSATPMAITDERGNYAIISTADNYYAEKIARDITVRFGGRGYISIYPTNGEDYTKGAIFGSVSLAYEIGNKLVEEGLDEMLSYAKGKIVFKGKIFDVRKFNVSGFNIGSISLEGLEEFKGSTATIIFKNEYLCFMIDSKCEVLSPEIITLLDYNQHNVITSDSLKYGLKVVVVTIPVNKKWREIGGYEIMQKIVMNEIKRILPLPLP from the coding sequence ATGCGATTTTATATTAATGATTTATACAAACTCGCTATAGGTAGTGCAATATTAGGCTCTGGTGGAGGAGGTAATCCTTTTTTGGGATATAAACTTCTTAAAGCTAAAATGTTGGAATATAATCTTAGCTATGTAGAAACAATTGATTATATCGACGATAATGATTTTATAATAGGCGTTGGAGGAATGGGATCTCCGTTAATAGGAATTGAAAAACTACCTGCTGGTTATGAATATTATAACTCCATGCTCGTATTATCTAAGTTTATGAGGAAGAGGTTTACTAAGATTAGCCCAATAGAAATTGGTGGTATAAATTCACTAGTACCGTTTATAGCGTCTATATTTGCTAAGGTTCCAGTAATAGATGGCGATTACGAGGGAAGGGCTTTCCCTGAATTATATATGACTACAATGCATTTTTCTGGGTTCTCTGCTACTCCGATGGCTATAACTGATGAAAGGGGTAATTATGCAATCATAAGTACTGCTGATAATTACTATGCAGAAAAGATAGCTAGAGATATTACAGTTAGATTCGGTGGTAGGGGATATATTTCAATATATCCAACGAATGGAGAAGATTACACGAAAGGTGCTATATTTGGTTCAGTAAGTTTAGCTTACGAAATAGGTAATAAGTTAGTAGAAGAAGGACTGGACGAAATGTTAAGTTATGCTAAGGGCAAAATTGTCTTTAAAGGTAAGATATTTGACGTTAGGAAATTTAATGTATCAGGTTTTAACATTGGTTCTATCTCGTTAGAAGGTTTGGAAGAATTTAAGGGGAGTACTGCAACGATAATATTTAAAAATGAATATTTGTGCTTCATGATTGATTCTAAGTGTGAAGTACTATCCCCAGAGATAATAACATTATTAGATTATAATCAACATAATGTAATCACTTCTGATTCTTTGAAATACGGACTAAAGGTAGTAGTTGTCACCATTCCCGTTAATAAAAAATGGAGGGAAATAGGAGGTTATGAAATTATGCAAAAAATTGTAATGAATGAGATTAAGAGAATTCTCCCACTACCTTTACCTTAA
- a CDS encoding DUF917 domain-containing protein, with protein sequence METYYIRINDVNNLTAGASFLGSGGGGDPYIGGLMLKRELKSKGELEIIRRPKSSKAFVLGSAMMGAPIVMIEKIPSSSEAKKALEMYSYVMENKTIDYITPLEIGGVNSTIPLITSAKTGIPIVDGDGMGRAFPELQMTTFYFFGVSPSPMVIFDERGNTSVIQGIDGYWTEKIARIITVRFGGSAYIALYGMNMQDYLKNAVLDTLTLALEIGELLNDRKLDHVLDRLKAEILFKGKVIDVYRKVEKGFSKGYVVIEGIENYSNKTLQIDFQNEFLIARTNNEILVTVPDLIVVLDLFNQKPITTDRLKYGQKVIVIGVPANEKLRTEEALKYIGPKAFGYNIEYIPIDKRL encoded by the coding sequence ATGGAGACGTATTACATAAGAATAAACGATGTTAATAACCTAACTGCAGGGGCGTCCTTTTTAGGCTCAGGAGGTGGTGGAGACCCCTATATTGGAGGATTAATGTTAAAAAGAGAGCTTAAAAGTAAAGGGGAACTAGAAATCATAAGAAGACCAAAATCTAGCAAAGCCTTTGTTTTAGGTAGCGCAATGATGGGTGCACCAATAGTTATGATAGAGAAAATTCCTAGTAGTTCTGAGGCTAAGAAAGCTCTCGAAATGTATTCATATGTAATGGAAAATAAGACGATCGATTATATAACGCCTTTAGAGATTGGGGGTGTAAATTCAACTATACCGCTCATAACTTCAGCAAAGACAGGAATTCCAATAGTCGATGGAGACGGAATGGGAAGGGCATTTCCAGAGTTACAAATGACTACGTTTTACTTTTTCGGTGTAAGTCCTTCTCCTATGGTAATATTTGATGAAAGAGGAAATACTAGCGTGATACAAGGAATTGATGGATATTGGACAGAAAAAATTGCTAGGATAATAACAGTTAGATTTGGAGGAAGTGCGTACATAGCGCTTTACGGTATGAATATGCAAGACTATTTAAAAAATGCTGTACTGGACACGTTAACTTTAGCCTTAGAAATAGGTGAACTGTTAAACGATAGAAAATTAGATCACGTTCTAGATAGGCTTAAGGCTGAAATCTTATTTAAAGGCAAAGTAATAGACGTGTATAGAAAGGTTGAAAAGGGATTTTCAAAAGGATATGTAGTAATAGAAGGAATAGAGAATTATTCTAATAAAACTTTACAAATAGACTTTCAAAATGAATTTCTGATTGCTAGAACAAATAATGAGATTTTAGTTACTGTACCAGATTTAATAGTCGTACTCGACTTGTTTAATCAAAAGCCCATTACTACTGACAGACTAAAATATGGGCAAAAAGTTATTGTAATCGGAGTTCCTGCCAATGAAAAATTAAGGACCGAGGAGGCTCTAAAATATATAGGTCCGAAAGCTTTCGGATATAATATAGAATACATTCCTATAGATAAGAGGTTATGA
- a CDS encoding purine-cytosine permease family protein, with protein sequence MAGEEKTKSRFDDYSIRPVPKESRYGFYNIFLVFSSVYGAIAVIWAGGALGYELTFSQAILAVISGTIVLAILGALIAAVGSYSGLSTYVMWRFPLGRWGGKIAGLLLITITTGIGWYAVETWLFGIVMSEIFPNNPFFSVGMASIWGGILMIIMTYVGYRMLSFLSYFTIPFHIWLIGIGIAIVLALKGGMPAVFAASPAHETNLLYGISSVIGLYIAGTIISPDIARFAKSPKDASTAWISHIIFLYPFLILGGVAIVLVTGSYLITNAMLDLGMGIGVLLIIVFGQFIINTDNLYSGSLSLVNLYPIRREIASIINGVIGTAIAAYIGFTAGSSIVPFENFISLLGDFLPAMGGILIADFYVVKNFLTKMRNPHERYQFMPGNIYYNLNIAGVLALALGSIVGYFVSVGIPAINSLLTGFLSYIIIYYVFIKMGRKPEIFPYVYRGGDLK encoded by the coding sequence ATGGCAGGAGAAGAGAAAACAAAATCCAGATTCGATGATTACTCTATTAGGCCAGTTCCCAAAGAGTCTAGATATGGATTCTACAATATCTTTTTAGTATTTTCTTCAGTATACGGAGCTATAGCGGTAATTTGGGCCGGAGGTGCTCTAGGCTACGAGCTAACGTTCTCTCAAGCAATATTGGCTGTAATCTCTGGAACAATAGTATTAGCTATATTAGGAGCCTTAATCGCTGCAGTAGGCTCTTACAGTGGTCTGTCAACTTATGTTATGTGGAGATTCCCTCTTGGTAGATGGGGCGGAAAAATTGCAGGACTATTATTAATTACTATAACCACTGGAATAGGTTGGTATGCTGTAGAAACTTGGTTATTCGGTATAGTTATGAGCGAAATATTTCCTAATAATCCATTCTTCTCAGTAGGTATGGCATCGATATGGGGCGGCATATTAATGATAATAATGACGTATGTAGGGTATAGAATGTTATCGTTCCTAAGCTATTTTACCATTCCATTTCACATATGGTTAATAGGAATAGGCATTGCAATAGTTTTAGCATTAAAAGGAGGAATGCCTGCAGTATTTGCGGCATCCCCTGCTCATGAAACTAATTTGCTATATGGAATTTCTTCAGTAATTGGACTATATATTGCAGGAACAATAATTTCTCCAGATATAGCCAGATTTGCTAAGTCACCCAAAGACGCAAGCACTGCTTGGATATCACACATAATATTCCTTTATCCGTTCTTAATACTAGGCGGCGTGGCCATAGTATTAGTTACGGGATCATATTTAATAACGAATGCAATGTTAGATTTGGGAATGGGCATAGGTGTATTACTAATAATAGTTTTTGGTCAATTTATTATAAACACCGACAATTTATATAGCGGGTCATTATCTTTAGTAAATTTATATCCAATAAGGCGTGAAATTGCTTCGATAATTAATGGAGTTATAGGTACAGCTATAGCGGCATATATAGGCTTTACTGCAGGCTCATCTATAGTTCCTTTTGAGAATTTCATATCGTTACTGGGAGACTTCCTACCTGCAATGGGAGGAATATTAATAGCAGATTTTTATGTCGTGAAAAACTTTCTAACTAAAATGAGGAATCCGCATGAAAGATATCAATTCATGCCGGGAAACATATATTACAACTTAAATATTGCAGGAGTCCTTGCATTAGCCCTTGGCTCCATAGTAGGATACTTTGTTAGCGTAGGAATACCTGCAATAAACTCCTTATTAACAGGATTCCTATCCTATATTATAATATATTATGTTTTCATAAAAATGGGCAGAAAACCTGAGATATTTCCATATGTTTATAGAGGTGGAGACTTAAAATGA
- a CDS encoding hydantoinase B/oxoprolinase family protein: MVDIFTLEIIKNGLIAASEEMFYAFQRTAKSPVIYEVLDYAVGITDYEGRGLVAQSPGVPGFSGVLDFTIREVLNKWKNELNAGDIIATNIPYSGGTHLNDVALVMPVFYKDELLGFIVNKGHWSEIGGMHFGSWTSDANEIFQEGLQLPSIKIYIEDRPNRDVIDIIKANSRLPEATLGDMEAQIGSMKVAKKRIDELVRKYGIEAIKEAMEKLIEDGEKLSKLRLKELPKGTFEAEDYIDDDGINDNPIYVRVKVTITDDEFIVDFTGSSNQVNGSINSPLPATVSAVREIYMAVTDPHALPNAGYFKPLKIIAPEGSIFNPKKPAATSTYWESMSYATDLVWKALAPHVPEKLSAGHFLSILATIIGGIDDRTGEPFAIVEPQPGGWGASYNSDGESALVASGDGETYIASAEVYENRMPILVDRIALNTEDGVGHGKYRGGFGIIKDYIILCKEAYFTVSIGRYKYTPWGVNGGMNGPPNYCVVYKKGEKPRIIRKAAALKLEYGDKISLHSAGGGGWGNPVERDLNLILNDIINEYISIDTAEKVYKLDKNLLKNLLKDIYKKL, encoded by the coding sequence ATGGTAGATATATTTACATTAGAAATAATCAAAAATGGACTAATTGCTGCTTCGGAAGAAATGTTTTACGCGTTCCAAAGAACAGCTAAAAGTCCCGTAATTTACGAAGTATTAGATTATGCAGTAGGGATAACTGATTACGAAGGAAGAGGCTTAGTAGCTCAGTCTCCTGGAGTTCCTGGCTTCTCGGGTGTTCTAGATTTCACAATAAGGGAAGTACTGAATAAATGGAAGAATGAATTAAACGCTGGAGATATAATAGCAACTAATATACCATATTCTGGTGGTACGCATTTAAACGACGTAGCGTTAGTAATGCCAGTTTTTTATAAAGACGAGTTACTAGGTTTCATTGTAAATAAAGGACATTGGAGTGAAATAGGAGGCATGCATTTCGGTAGTTGGACTTCTGACGCAAATGAAATTTTCCAGGAGGGATTGCAACTTCCCAGTATTAAAATATATATAGAGGATCGCCCTAATCGAGACGTAATAGATATCATTAAAGCTAACTCTAGATTACCAGAAGCAACTTTAGGTGATATGGAAGCTCAGATAGGTTCTATGAAAGTTGCAAAAAAGAGGATTGACGAGTTAGTAAGAAAATACGGAATTGAAGCAATAAAGGAGGCTATGGAAAAATTGATAGAAGATGGTGAAAAATTAAGCAAACTAAGACTTAAAGAATTACCTAAAGGAACCTTTGAAGCAGAGGATTACATTGACGACGACGGAATAAACGATAACCCAATTTACGTAAGAGTAAAGGTAACAATAACAGATGACGAGTTCATAGTCGACTTTACTGGAAGCTCTAACCAAGTAAATGGTTCAATAAACTCTCCTTTACCTGCTACAGTATCAGCAGTAAGAGAGATTTATATGGCAGTTACAGATCCTCACGCTTTACCTAATGCTGGATATTTTAAGCCTTTGAAAATTATAGCACCAGAAGGTAGTATATTTAATCCTAAAAAACCTGCTGCAACTTCAACCTATTGGGAATCAATGTCTTATGCTACTGATTTAGTATGGAAAGCCTTAGCTCCACATGTTCCAGAAAAATTATCGGCTGGACATTTCTTATCAATATTAGCTACAATAATAGGCGGAATTGACGACAGAACTGGAGAACCTTTTGCTATAGTAGAACCTCAACCCGGTGGCTGGGGAGCTAGCTATAATTCTGACGGTGAAAGTGCACTAGTAGCGAGTGGAGATGGAGAAACATATATTGCTTCAGCCGAAGTTTATGAAAATAGAATGCCAATATTAGTAGATAGAATAGCACTAAACACGGAGGACGGTGTGGGTCATGGTAAGTATCGTGGAGGATTTGGTATAATTAAAGACTATATTATCTTATGTAAAGAGGCATACTTTACAGTTTCAATAGGAAGATACAAATATACTCCTTGGGGTGTAAACGGAGGTATGAATGGACCTCCTAATTATTGTGTAGTATATAAGAAGGGAGAAAAACCTAGAATTATAAGAAAAGCCGCTGCGTTAAAACTGGAGTATGGCGATAAAATAAGCTTACACAGTGCAGGTGGTGGGGGCTGGGGAAATCCTGTAGAGAGAGACCTTAATCTTATATTAAATGACATAATTAACGAATATATTTCCATAGATACTGCAGAAAAAGTATATAAATTGGACAAAAATTTACTAAAAAATTTACTAAAAGATATATATAAAAAGTTATAA
- a CDS encoding AAA family ATPase, translating to MRIYDPKKKKYPKTSFVSLFLESINEAVKKYTLGDRLIRFVSNVLGIDENSFIDFNLVKIRPRLKKFRGEDVSSTIRELDLLAGDNKRTLVLIFDEAQELIKVNGINFSSVFHDIYDYCKNTTVIFTGSSVGILENMLKDLEYEKPFFGIRRIKIERFNEQLSRDFLLKGFAEEGVTVQEDVIDDALRRFDGIPGWLTFFGSEYSFRIRHGEKQVNVDDIEKMAVEEVRKEVKDFILGTQSPERYSAAILALDRLGGKGSVADVTKVVSSILSEVPEPRIYEILNRLVNMGFIEKENEEYSLPKDEPDRKGLVLAAKDVMSLVT from the coding sequence ATGAGGATCTACGATCCTAAAAAGAAGAAATATCCTAAGACTTCTTTCGTGTCCTTATTCCTAGAGAGCATTAATGAGGCCGTAAAGAAGTACACTTTAGGCGATAGGCTAATTAGGTTTGTTTCTAACGTATTAGGCATAGACGAGAATTCGTTCATAGATTTTAACCTAGTCAAGATAAGGCCTAGGCTTAAGAAATTTAGGGGAGAGGACGTTAGCTCTACGATTAGGGAACTGGACTTGTTGGCTGGAGACAATAAGAGGACTTTAGTCCTTATCTTTGACGAAGCTCAAGAGTTGATAAAAGTTAACGGGATTAATTTCTCCTCAGTGTTTCACGATATTTATGATTATTGTAAGAATACTACTGTTATATTTACGGGGAGTAGTGTAGGTATACTGGAAAACATGCTAAAAGATCTTGAATACGAAAAACCCTTCTTTGGCATAAGGAGAATAAAGATAGAGAGATTTAATGAACAGCTTTCTAGAGATTTCTTACTTAAAGGATTCGCAGAAGAAGGCGTTACAGTGCAGGAAGATGTAATAGACGACGCGTTGAGGAGGTTTGACGGAATTCCGGGCTGGTTAACCTTTTTCGGTTCTGAATATTCTTTCAGAATTAGGCATGGTGAAAAACAAGTAAATGTGGACGATATAGAGAAGATGGCTGTAGAGGAAGTGAGGAAGGAAGTAAAGGACTTCATTTTAGGAACTCAATCCCCCGAGAGGTATTCAGCAGCAATACTCGCTCTTGATAGGCTTGGAGGAAAAGGAAGTGTTGCCGATGTAACAAAGGTTGTTAGCTCAATATTAAGTGAGGTACCTGAACCAAGAATTTACGAGATTTTAAATAGGTTAGTTAACATGGGATTTATTGAGAAAGAGAATGAAGAGTATTCTCTACCTAAGGATGAGCCAGATAGGAAGGGGTTAGTATTGGCTGCAAAGGACGTAATGAGTTTAGTAACATGA
- a CDS encoding hydantoinase/oxoprolinase N-terminal domain-containing protein, giving the protein MGIKIGIDIGSTHTDAVALEGKSLIAADKVMTTPDLTEGLINALRSIISKLGERKNEITSLMIGTTHGLNALHQARNLNRVAIIRIGLPAGEGIPPTFDWPEALERYVTFKFMVRGGHEYTGEEITELDTNKIREIAEEIKDKVDAVAVVSIFSIVNRDHEIRAMEILREKGITTPIVLSHEIGGLGLLERENATILNALILNIFNNLISKLKSVLSSMGLENVKIYFAQNDGTVASEDFIRNYPIFTVAGPVSNSIRGAYLLTGIKNAVVMDVGGTTTNVGVLNNGYPRESSVAVEIVGIRTNFRMPDIYTIALGGGTIINCNKIGPESVGYALFDKGISWGGNILTATDVAMVIKNFSLPNANPKLVLEKYSAEYLSKVYENMKRMWEDAIDLMKTEKGDVEVIAVGGGSIMIPEKMIGASEIVVPQNAQYANAIGATLTKVGATVERTFSYETINREIAIKSLIDEAKQLAIRAGAIENTVEVREIEELQMPYLPGNAVKVKVKVVGEFS; this is encoded by the coding sequence ATGGGAATCAAAATAGGAATTGACATAGGTAGTACTCACACAGACGCAGTTGCCTTAGAGGGCAAGAGCCTAATAGCTGCAGATAAAGTAATGACTACTCCAGACTTAACTGAAGGTTTGATAAATGCTCTAAGGTCTATAATATCTAAATTAGGAGAGAGGAAAAACGAAATAACTTCATTAATGATAGGGACAACTCACGGGCTTAACGCATTACATCAAGCAAGAAACCTTAATAGAGTTGCTATAATTAGGATAGGCCTCCCTGCAGGAGAAGGAATACCACCTACTTTTGACTGGCCTGAGGCACTAGAAAGATACGTAACCTTTAAGTTTATGGTTAGAGGAGGTCACGAGTACACTGGTGAAGAAATTACGGAGTTGGATACTAATAAAATAAGAGAAATTGCTGAAGAGATAAAAGACAAAGTTGACGCAGTAGCAGTAGTATCAATCTTTTCTATAGTTAACAGAGATCATGAAATACGAGCTATGGAGATACTTAGAGAAAAAGGAATTACTACTCCCATAGTACTATCTCATGAAATAGGAGGTTTAGGTTTACTTGAAAGGGAAAATGCTACAATTCTTAACGCATTGATATTGAACATTTTCAATAATCTTATAAGTAAACTAAAGAGCGTACTGAGTTCCATGGGACTGGAGAACGTTAAAATTTATTTTGCACAAAACGATGGAACTGTAGCCTCAGAAGATTTTATAAGAAATTATCCAATTTTCACAGTGGCAGGCCCCGTATCTAATAGTATTAGAGGAGCATATTTACTAACCGGAATAAAGAATGCAGTAGTTATGGACGTTGGAGGCACAACAACAAATGTAGGAGTTCTAAATAACGGGTATCCTAGAGAATCCTCAGTAGCAGTAGAAATAGTAGGTATAAGAACTAATTTCAGAATGCCAGATATTTATACTATAGCATTAGGTGGGGGCACTATAATTAACTGTAATAAAATAGGGCCAGAGAGCGTGGGCTATGCCTTATTTGATAAGGGAATCTCATGGGGTGGAAATATTCTAACTGCTACTGACGTTGCTATGGTTATAAAGAATTTTTCATTACCAAATGCAAATCCTAAGCTAGTCCTTGAAAAATACTCTGCGGAATACCTCAGTAAAGTTTACGAGAACATGAAAAGAATGTGGGAAGATGCGATAGACCTAATGAAAACTGAGAAAGGAGATGTGGAAGTTATAGCTGTAGGCGGTGGAAGTATAATGATTCCAGAAAAAATGATAGGCGCATCAGAAATAGTTGTGCCTCAAAACGCTCAATACGCTAATGCAATAGGAGCAACCCTCACTAAAGTCGGTGCTACTGTGGAGAGGACCTTCTCCTATGAGACAATAAATAGGGAAATTGCAATAAAATCTTTGATAGATGAAGCAAAACAACTAGCAATAAGGGCAGGAGCTATTGAGAATACAGTAGAAGTAAGGGAAATAGAGGAATTGCAAATGCCTTATTTACCTGGAAATGCAGTGAAGGTTAAGGTAAAGGTAGTGGGAGAATTCTCTTAA
- a CDS encoding hydantoinase/oxoprolinase family protein → MRIGIDIGGAFTDVVVFDENSGDLLWTKVETTPDDPSVGVIKGVESLNLDLKNADLIIHGQTLAINTIIERKGAKVGLITTKGFRDILEIQRANRRDMYNFRYKKPEPFVPRYLRLEISERIKSNGEILRPINEEEVNAVVQKLLEMKVSSIAVSLINSYINPIHEKKVYELIKKIDGKVFVTLSSDITREWKEYERTNTAVLNAYIMPKIHEYLDKIEREFRNRGFKGNLFAMLSNGGTSTFEFAKKYPIYTLESGPVAGIVGAIKIGEIMGIKDIITFDGGSTTTKASLVFNSEPNITTEYYINRNRYSPGYPVKVPTVDIIETGNGGTSIAWIDETNNLNVGPKAAGSMPGPAAYGRGGRDPTLTDAYIICGLLNQEELLGGKIKVNRKLAEEAISKISTHYKIPIEEAAYGIIKIANYNASNVIRLISVQRGYDPRDFTLFAYGGSGPMFAPFVAKELEIRKIVIPYIPAGVFSAWGMLATDIRHDLVMSFPIRIDKEDSIKIINDKFYELENRVKSTLASEGFNDIIIVRYAEMRYYGQEHTVKVPIMGGVIRDVEIEEIKRRFNEVHKAIYSFTLDSPIEIVNFHVSGIAKLNKLPIIKINKENRQIDKAFRGIRKTYLGKYDEWPVYDKELLPLNYEVQGPAIIEDDTSTAIILNDQKGVLDEYGNLSITW, encoded by the coding sequence GTGAGAATTGGAATAGACATTGGAGGAGCATTCACTGATGTAGTAGTTTTTGACGAAAATTCTGGAGACTTATTATGGACTAAAGTAGAAACTACGCCAGACGACCCTTCAGTAGGAGTTATCAAAGGTGTGGAAAGTTTAAACCTTGATCTAAAAAATGCGGATTTAATCATACATGGGCAGACATTGGCTATTAATACAATAATAGAGAGAAAGGGTGCAAAGGTAGGCTTAATTACAACTAAAGGATTTAGAGATATTCTAGAAATTCAGCGAGCTAATAGGCGTGACATGTATAATTTTAGATATAAAAAACCTGAACCATTTGTACCGAGGTATTTAAGGTTAGAAATAAGTGAGAGGATTAAGTCTAATGGCGAAATTCTAAGACCAATAAATGAGGAAGAAGTAAACGCTGTTGTCCAAAAGCTATTGGAAATGAAAGTGTCTTCGATAGCTGTAAGTTTAATTAACTCATATATTAATCCAATTCATGAAAAGAAAGTATACGAGTTAATTAAAAAAATTGATGGCAAGGTATTCGTTACTTTATCTAGTGACATTACGAGAGAATGGAAAGAATATGAGCGAACTAATACTGCAGTACTAAACGCCTATATTATGCCAAAAATTCATGAATACTTAGATAAAATAGAAAGAGAGTTTAGAAATAGAGGATTTAAAGGAAACTTATTTGCAATGTTATCTAATGGAGGAACAAGTACTTTCGAGTTTGCTAAAAAATATCCAATTTATACATTAGAGTCCGGTCCAGTTGCAGGCATAGTTGGAGCAATAAAGATAGGTGAGATAATGGGTATAAAAGACATTATTACATTTGATGGCGGTAGTACAACTACTAAAGCGAGTTTAGTGTTTAATTCGGAACCAAATATTACTACCGAGTATTATATAAATAGAAATAGATACAGTCCAGGATATCCGGTTAAAGTACCTACTGTAGATATAATTGAAACAGGCAATGGAGGTACTAGCATAGCTTGGATTGATGAGACGAACAACCTTAATGTTGGACCAAAAGCAGCAGGATCTATGCCAGGGCCTGCGGCCTATGGAAGAGGAGGGAGAGATCCCACATTAACAGATGCTTACATAATATGCGGATTATTAAATCAGGAAGAATTACTGGGTGGTAAAATCAAAGTTAATAGAAAACTTGCAGAAGAAGCTATAAGTAAAATTTCTACTCATTATAAAATTCCAATAGAAGAAGCTGCATATGGAATTATAAAAATTGCTAACTATAATGCATCAAACGTAATAAGACTTATCTCAGTACAGAGGGGTTACGATCCCAGAGACTTTACATTATTTGCTTACGGAGGTTCGGGTCCAATGTTTGCTCCGTTTGTTGCAAAAGAATTAGAGATAAGGAAAATCGTAATACCTTATATCCCTGCCGGGGTATTTTCAGCTTGGGGTATGTTAGCTACTGATATTAGGCACGACTTAGTTATGAGTTTTCCAATAAGGATTGATAAGGAGGATTCTATTAAAATAATAAATGATAAATTCTATGAATTGGAAAATAGGGTCAAAAGCACCTTAGCGTCTGAGGGATTTAATGATATAATAATAGTAAGATATGCCGAAATGAGGTATTACGGCCAAGAGCACACAGTTAAAGTACCAATTATGGGCGGGGTAATTAGAGATGTAGAAATTGAAGAAATAAAGAGAAGATTCAACGAAGTTCATAAGGCTATTTATTCCTTTACTTTAGATAGTCCGATCGAAATAGTCAACTTCCATGTATCTGGTATAGCTAAGTTAAATAAATTACCAATAATTAAAATTAATAAAGAGAACAGACAAATTGATAAAGCATTTAGAGGAATAAGAAAGACGTATCTTGGAAAATACGACGAATGGCCAGTTTACGACAAGGAATTATTGCCACTTAATTACGAAGTTCAAGGCCCAGCAATAATTGAAGATGATACGTCTACTGCTATAATACTAAATGATCAGAAAGGAGTTCTTGACGAATACGGTAATTTAAGCATAACGTGGTGA
- a CDS encoding Lrp/AsnC family transcriptional regulator: protein MVWEEVFGNKLDDKDIRILKILNEDANISDAKIGKLIGLSKTSVRVRRIRLQNSGILKIVGVVILQNLNIPYADILVKLRNDLNMRNDFLRRLLDNELVYEVTEYMGDWDLLIRIFHKDASSLKEEALKIINDKAVVDYRLNLAVKTYKAWGKSVLISSI from the coding sequence ATGGTATGGGAAGAGGTATTTGGTAATAAGCTAGATGATAAAGATATTAGAATACTAAAAATACTTAATGAAGACGCAAATATCTCAGACGCAAAAATAGGAAAGTTAATAGGACTATCCAAGACTAGCGTTAGAGTTAGAAGAATAAGACTACAAAATAGTGGGATATTAAAAATTGTTGGAGTAGTAATATTACAGAATCTTAATATTCCATATGCTGATATCCTAGTCAAATTGAGAAATGATCTGAACATGAGAAACGATTTCTTGCGTAGACTATTAGACAATGAGTTAGTTTATGAGGTAACAGAATACATGGGAGATTGGGATCTTCTTATAAGAATATTCCATAAAGACGCCTCTAGTCTAAAGGAAGAAGCACTTAAGATAATAAATGACAAGGCAGTTGTTGATTATAGACTAAATTTAGCCGTAAAAACATACAAGGCGTGGGGAAAATCAGTCCTAATTTCTTCTATATAA